The window TATACTATGGATAGAGTTCTTcaattcctattttttcttactGTTCTAAACtatagagaaaaaaacctaAGCTACTCAAACTCTAAAGTTACACCCAAGAAAAGAGTGTAGAGAAAACTTTCTAACAAGTTTATTTCATTAATCTTCCCCAGAAACACGGCCTAGAAGACTATTTAAATACAAGAACAATATCTTAATTATTagtgaaatcctaattaaattgaaagttctaaattaaatagaaaaaagatttcaaatacaataatgaaaattaaaaaaatcaagtaactTCTTGGTTGAATTTGGTCATATTCCTGAACATGGATGATgttatcttcttatttttaaaaggaacAACACCTTTAGAATGTTTTAGCACAATTTTAGCTTAATCAAATGaccgaatcaaaagttatgcttgTTTTTATGAAACTACACGCTGAACTTATACCAAGAAAAGTGTACCTtgtcataatttaaataataatacctAATGAAGctactttaattaattataaatactaATCTTTGCATAAGTTTTCAATTATGTGCTTGTCATTAAATGTTATATATTTTCTGAATACTTcccatgagaaaataaaaacttcttTTGAAGAGCAACCTTACCAAAGTCCTTTCttcacaaaaaataatcaaaagaaggAAGAGGGCATTGCATTGTTCATGAGCCGCCAACCATAGGCTACTACTATATGTAGTACATCATTGCGATCATTGGTTTAAAAATTAGACCATGAAGTACATGTATGCTCTCTTTAGAGCCATGACCATGTGTTACCGCTTCCATTATCATACAGAAATATATTTTGCACATAATTAAGGAAATTGACATCGAAGTCATTCTAATtgttctcttccttttttttgttataataatcaagcgtattaattaaaaattaataatttaaaagatgaCTCCTGAAAAGTTGAATGACcatttacaagaaaataaaacgtTTGCGTTACAAATGAtataagagggaaaaaaaatataataagaaaaaacaacaaaattagtGACGTGTATTTGTTCATATCCAAATATCATCTGCATTGCAAATGAGATTGTTACCAGTATAGCTAAAATTTGGTTCACTACACTTTAACTAAACTAATAGTCTATGCAAGATTGAAGAGATACTAGAATCACAATCCATCTGCAACTTGTTAAAGATTGTTATTACCCATTTCAAGGTCCcgcataaaaaaaagagaaaacacaaaaaaaagtgctagaagaaaaccacaaaaatatattagtaagaAGCATATACCAGAATACCCAAGAAATTACCGAAAACTAGTTgagaaagatcaaaatatacTAGATTGAAAAATTTAACAGTATATTTTCAACTGATTAAGGCCCTATTggcaaagaaaattttgattttagaaatgaaattcaaaattggaTGTTCAAAGACTCAATTGAAATTTATCGAGGGCTTAATCATATGAAAAATTGacttttgaagtcaatttaggctttaattggaagaaattaaattttaggggtcaaattacaatttttaagagttaatttggtcaaatcaggagcttaattgcataaatattgaagtttgatgggcaagtagggatttaattgaagaaatccaaagtTAAGGACCACACTGAAAAAGACACGTTAATGTAAGGGGTGAAATTAACCAAATCAGGGTCcacattgaagaaattaaaaagcttGTTAGTCAATTGAGGGTTGAAATacataaatttagaattaaggattaaaataaaaataatggtcGACTTTAGGGTTGTCGATTGAGTTTGACAAGGGTGacattgcatgaaattaaaagtttggagTCAATTGCGGGCACAGTTAAAAGTAATTGGAAAAAtagagacttaattgaaaatttttaaattccaaATTAAGAACCATAAACAATGTGTTGTTCAGACTTAATAAAAAGAAGGTGAATGACACGTCGTTCATTAgcttgcatctttttttttttttttacagttttggCTGATCGAGTTGGCAACTTGAAACGAATGAATGTGGAGTTATAAACCtttaaattgaacaaggttGTATCCAAATAAAAGGTGTGCATCCCTTCTACCAACTTTAGGCTGTCTCAAGTGACGATGACATCAGAATTGCTCCAATAAGGCTTTAAAAGTAGGCAATTCAGTCAGACCCGACAATGCAACTATTATGCAAAAATTGATTTGGTTTTCATGTGTTTGATCCATTTTGTTCtagaattttttagttttttaggtgtttaatctgttttttggcttgagttttgtttttggattattttcgAGTCAAACTAGAATTTTTGGTTCTATTTATAGTCGAATCATAAATTTTAGGTCAACCTAGTTAGGTCAACCATAATTTGGTTTGCcataatttttgttaaagaGTTTTTGGGTTTATATGTGTGTTTGGAAAACACCCTTTAAACCTATTTTTAGTGGTTTTATCACAAAGAAAAATGGATGTTTTGCCAAACaaagcctaattttttttaaaatataaaaaaaatctttttttcttgtatatggCTAAAAACTCCTAAAGTTAtttaagcaatttttttataaaaaaatttaaaattcttttacatgttttttctaaaaaaacatattgcatAAATTTtccaataactttataaaatttctaaGGATTTTGGCCTACATTtcagaaatacaaaaaaaattattttgttttttttaatatgtgagattatgaacttatatgcAAGACTTATTCCtgctattaaataaaaaacaattttttttatattggcatTAGAACGATTAAGTTTTTAACCTGATAAGATGAAGACCTCTTTACAGAgaaagacttttcttaaactcTATAAGAACCAacgattaaaaaacacaaaattaccTTAGTTTGCatcagacaaataaataatgcagtttaccttaggtaagatgtattaggggtgttaatatcttttttttacacAATCAATTCTCTTACCAAGACTCAGAGACTAGTTAGGATTCttagtgatcaaaatattaaGTGACGActcccattttctttttttttccctaccgATTAAAGGCAAGaacccttcttcttcttattttttttttaatgttgtcaatttatttataaataagagacaaaaaatagaaaaaaaatattgtccatTTATTAAACAAATTGTTATCTAAATTTGTGTGTATaatcattttcatttattatataGGCATTTCTTACAATGATTTTAAGTTCATGTAGACTTTAATTTATTGTGTGCTATATGTGATATATATTTCATAACTCATgaaaattataatgattttgTAAGATAACATCTCCTATTTCTGACCCCAAAAAACTCCTAGATATATTCTCATTAATTAcgtttttatttaaacaacattattgccaataataataataataaataaataaactatatatatatatatagtttatttatttattattatatatataatttgattgtgTGTATAATTTagccatatttttttcttcgttaATCATGTTGTTCCTAACTAGGCATCAAGACCACAAAATCATGAGGAAATTATGATTTCATACACGAATATTGATCATATACGTACATAAATATTTGCACTGGTGAAGCAACAACAATGGTGGAAATTTGGAATCCAAGAAGCCGTAATTCACACCACCATACTTCTAGAGGAAATTTAAACATGAAATAATGATCGCTCCTTTTCATCTCTTTCTCACTCTCTCGCATTTACACCTCTCTCCCACCATAAATGCTAGCAAACCCTCTCTATACGCTCTGCAATTACTCCTCTGCTGCCACATCCTCACCACCTGTTCCCTTTCTTCCTTTCTCAGCTTCTTCAAAACCTTATAATTTGTCTCCTCCTTTTCCTCTTCCGTTTCTCTCTCTGTGTGTGCCCTTTTTTCTCCCATCACAGTTTAATCATACAGTCATCTTAAAACCCTTTTCAGAACATAGGGTCTCTCTTCAAAAACCAGCCAGTAAACCACTTCTCTAGCCCTAAAAACTGGTTTTGTAGAGACCCAAAACCTCTTCCATCACAAATCTAATCCTTGTTTCCATGGAACTTCAAAGGCTTCTATATTTTGGTAAATTGCACACCTTGTCTATAAAACCTTTCAGTTCTCTTCACAATAAGATTCTCTCATTTTCAGTTTTATATCATGTCCTAATCTTTTTTCCTAAACATaaaaatggtgtttttttttattaatttttgtgcaGGAATTGAAAATGTCAAGTGGGATGGATTGACCTAGATCTTAGTGGGCGTTATGGTCTTGGTAATGGTGTGTTGAAATTTATTTGTCAAAGCTTCAGAAAGGGCTACATTTAGTGTCAACTCTTCAtgctcatttgtttttttatataattctaatCTTTTGGAACGTAAAACTAGAAAGGACTTGAGACTTTTCTTTGATGTTATGACCCAAACACCCTACAGTCAATCCTCCTCTCTTACTACTtgtaataatcttttttttttgcttttgctcAAACAGCTTGAGAGAATCTATTTCGCAAACCAACCCCACATACAGCCAACGTAAGCAGCAAAATCAATCATGTCATACCCTCAAGagatagaaagagagaaagataagGATGCTGCTTAGGGTTTGTTGGTGAGAGTAAGATATGCCTTCTACAATGGAGTTTAAAGGAGAAAAAGGTTGTCAGATTTCAATCATCCTCTAAGGTTAGTCAATCAGGTAAGGTCCCTCTCACTTTGGTCGAGGTtcttaaaaagtgtttttattcactAAATATGcttaaaacaaagtaattaaaacGTTTCCAAGCAACATCCTTCTTGGAATGAACGCAtaacgctttttttttttgagtaaagagagagagagagagagaagagagagagggagagaagaggTGTTAACTTGCTTATCTGGTGATTAGCCATCTCTTGTAACTACAGCTACGACAGTGTGGAATACACTTCACCTTGCCCTACAAATTTCAAACAACATTTATTATGTTGGGAATTTAACttggttttgctttttttcctccttgtactcttttttataattcatcaaTGTTTCCTATCAATAAATCTTTCCATATAGATGTTAATTTCTTATCTACAAACATCTCATATATAGCCTTTAATACTTTTCTTTACTTGTACACATGATTTACTCACCCCTTTAGCATGTTTACATGGCATACCTTAggattattcttcttttttatttgcttatttatgatattttttttcgcAGATTGGAAAGACAGCTTAGCTTAAAACTTAAGGGATTTATACAAATGTTCCAAGCAAATATGTTTGAGGGCCATCACATGTTTGATATGGCTCCCAAAAGCTCTGAAAATGACTCGAGCAAGCTCAAAGATGATGACTATGAGACCAAATCGGGCACCGAAACTATGGAAGCTCAGTCCGGTGATGACCAAGATCCCAGTGAACAACACCCCAAAAAGAAGCGTTATCATCGCCATACACAGCGTCAAATCCAGGACATGGAAGCGTAAGCAGTCTTCGTCTTAACGTCGATCGACTGTGCATTGATGGATAGATATATAGACcgtgctttatttatttattgtagttttaaatttttggtGATTTATTTATGAGCTTTGTTTGCTTAGTTTCTTCAAGGAATGCCCTCATCCTGACGACAAGCAACGGAAGGAGCTCAGCCGTGAGCTAGGTTTAGAGCCATTGCAAGTCAAATTTTGGTTCCAAAACAAGCGCACTCAAATGAAGGTAACTCATCCGCTACATTTCAGGCACCCTCTACACTCTCTCCAATCTCATAGATATTGTAATAAGGAAAGCATATAACtctattaccaaaaaaaaaaagaaaaaggaaagcatATAACTTCCCATATTTATTAAtgttacaaatattttatttttcctttcaaaaaaagatttttccCTTACACAGCACGAGAAATCCTAAGATACTTGAGTCGTAATACTTACGACATATGATAAAGATAAACACAAGAAGGAAAGATATTCATATTCATATACGACATATAAGTTTTGATAGTTAGCATAGAGATATATTTCtaattacaaataattaaagctcatatgtaagaaaaaatatttgatcaaattaataaactctgttctttttgtttgcaaagtttttttagtttaagaatAAAGAGCGGCTTATATTGCTAATCTTTCTTTCCATTGTGTAGGCTCAACATGAACGCAGTGAGAATTCAATTCTTAAGGCTGAGAATGAAAGACTTCGTGCGGAGAACAATAGGTACAAGGAAGCCCTACGTAATGCTTCATGCCCTAACTGTGGTGGTCCAGCTGCTCTTGGTGAGATGTCTTTTGATGAGCAGCATTTGAGGATTGAGAATGTTCGTCTAAGAGAAGAGGTTACAAAAACTACACATTCTGTTACTCTTATCAATTCAAATTTTGTAATCCTTCcacttgtttttaataaaactcctgtgtggttacaGATTGACAGGATTTCTGGAATTGCTGCCAAGTATGTTGGCAAGCCTTTATCTTCTCTTTCCAACCTTTCTCCTCATTTACCGTCCCGGTCTCTTGATCTCGGAGTTAGCAATTTTGGGGCACAGTCGGGTTTCGTAGGGGAGATGTTTGGAGCTACTGATCTTCTCAGATCAGTCACTGGACCTACTGAGGCAGACAAATCAATGATAGTTGAAATCGCGGTTGCAGCAATGGAGGAACTAATGAGAATAGCTCAGGCTGGAGAACCCTTGTGGATTCAAGGAGAGAACAATACTGAGATGCTCAATGAAGAGGAATATTTGAGAACTTTCACTAGGGGAATTGGACCAAAACCTTTAGGAATGAGATCTGAAGCTTCCAGGGAATCCGCAGTTGTTATCATGAATCATGTTAATCTTGTTGAGATTCTTATGGACGCGGTAGGTTTTTCTACTTTTTAAGTTTGCCTAGATCTGTAtctatttatgatattttcgGTTGATTCGTTGGGACTTGGCTACAGAATTAGGATGGATTATATCTCTATATATTCTCTAAATCTCCATTCAATGATTTAACGATTTCTGAGACTTAGAAATtcggaattttttttaagttccaaataactataatattgatcaaaattttTGTTTCAGAATCAATGGTCAACTATTTTCTGTGGTATTGTATCAAGAGCAATGACCCTGGAAGTCCTATCAACAGGAGTGGCAGGGAACTATAATGGAGCATTACAAGTGGTAtaaacaaattttcaatttctttaatctATTATTATGGATCTAATGACTTTTTTGTGAAGGAAATAGTACCAACACCAAGATGATCAGCATTTGCATTTAGTTCATTGACTTCTCAACATACCTATCATTGCTTTTCACAGATGACAGCTGAGTTTCAAGTACCTTCCCCAATTGTTCCTACACGAGAAAATTACTTTGTGAGGTACTGCAAACAGCATACCGATGGGACTTGGGCAGTGGTAGATGTTTCCTTGGACAGTTTACGCCCTAGTCTGCTGTCGAAATGTAGAAGAAGGCCATCAGGTTGCTTGATCCAAGAATTGCCAAATGGTTATTCAAAGGTAGTAACTCTTACTTGAATATGATCACTCTCAAGGCCTCACTTTCATTACCAAATAGGGAGACCTTCAAAACGTTTTGTTAAAATCATCATATAACCCCGGTATCATGATTCTGCAGGTCGTCTGGGTTGAACACATTGAAGTGGATGATAGATCTGTTCAAAATACATACAGACCACTAGTCAACTCTGGTCTTGCTTTTGGAGCAAAACGTTGGGTGGGAACACTAGATCGACAATGCGAACGTCTTGCAAGCTCGATGGCCATTAACATTCCAACTGGAGATCTCTGTGGTaatggattttgatttttgtttctttagtttcttAGAGCTTAAAAAGTTTAGTCATTTGGATTTCTTCCAGATGACATAATATCTTGATCAAACTTTGTTCTTCTGGGTAGTGATAACAACCGCTGAAGGGAGGAAAAGTATGCTGAAGCTGGCCGAGAGAATGGTGATGAGTTTTTGCACTGGAGTTGGTGCTTCTACTGCACATGCATGGACGACATTGTCCGCAACTGGTTCTGATGATGTGAGAGTAATGACCAGAAAGAGTATGGATGATCCAGGCAGGCCTCCTGGTATTGTGCTTAGTGCTGCCACTTCCTTCTGGATTCCAGTTCAATCCAAGAGGATGTTTGATTTCCTTAGAAATGAGAATCATCGAAGTGAGGTACATGAAATCATGCAGCTTTCAAGCCTAATTTCTTGAAAGAATTCAAGTTTTTAAGCTCTTCAAATATGTAAACCTTTTATCTTTGCATACAGTGGGATATCCTTTCGAACGGCGGCGAAGTTCAAGAAATGGCTCATATAGCTAATGGACGTGATCCTGGAAATTGCGTCTCTTTACTCCGTGTCAATGTAAGTTTCCGAAACATGATTTTTTGTGCGTGCTAGCAAGCCTTTCCTGTTAACGTATCTTATTTCAGAATCATATCATCGCTGAAATCAACCATATAAATTGCAGAGCGCAAATTCAAGCCAGAGCAACATGCTGATATTGCAAGAGAGCTGCACTGATTCTACAGGCTCATATGTGATTTATGCACCAGTGGACATTTCGGCCATGAACATAGTCCTAAGCGGTGGAGACCCAGATTATGTTGCCCTGCTTCCATCGGGTTTTGCTATACTCCCTGATGGACCAGGATATGGCTCTGCAGGAATTCTTGATGTTGGGTCCGGTGGCTCTCTACTGACTGTTGCATTTCAGATATTAGTTGATTCAGTCCCAACAGCAAAACTTTCGCTCGGATCAGTAGCAACTGTAAACAGTCTAATTAAGTGCACAGTTGAAAGGATTAAGGCTGCAGTAATGTGTGACAATGCCTGATTGAAAAGCCTCACATAATGTTA of the Populus nigra chromosome 7, ddPopNigr1.1, whole genome shotgun sequence genome contains:
- the LOC133699069 gene encoding homeobox-leucine zipper protein MERISTEM L1-like encodes the protein MFQANMFEGHHMFDMAPKSSENDSSKLKDDDYETKSGTETMEAQSGDDQDPSEQHPKKKRYHRHTQRQIQDMEAFFKECPHPDDKQRKELSRELGLEPLQVKFWFQNKRTQMKAQHERSENSILKAENERLRAENNRYKEALRNASCPNCGGPAALGEMSFDEQHLRIENVRLREEIDRISGIAAKYVGKPLSSLSNLSPHLPSRSLDLGVSNFGAQSGFVGEMFGATDLLRSVTGPTEADKSMIVEIAVAAMEELMRIAQAGEPLWIQGENNTEMLNEEEYLRTFTRGIGPKPLGMRSEASRESAVVIMNHVNLVEILMDANQWSTIFCGIVSRAMTLEVLSTGVAGNYNGALQVMTAEFQVPSPIVPTRENYFVRYCKQHTDGTWAVVDVSLDSLRPSLLSKCRRRPSGCLIQELPNGYSKVVWVEHIEVDDRSVQNTYRPLVNSGLAFGAKRWVGTLDRQCERLASSMAINIPTGDLCVITTAEGRKSMLKLAERMVMSFCTGVGASTAHAWTTLSATGSDDVRVMTRKSMDDPGRPPGIVLSAATSFWIPVQSKRMFDFLRNENHRSEWDILSNGGEVQEMAHIANGRDPGNCVSLLRVNSANSSQSNMLILQESCTDSTGSYVIYAPVDISAMNIVLSGGDPDYVALLPSGFAILPDGPGYGSAGILDVGSGGSLLTVAFQILVDSVPTAKLSLGSVATVNSLIKCTVERIKAAVMCDNA